One window from the genome of Anser cygnoides isolate HZ-2024a breed goose chromosome 8, Taihu_goose_T2T_genome, whole genome shotgun sequence encodes:
- the TMEM59 gene encoding transmembrane protein 59 isoform X2: MAALPLSLLLLVAAGRQARAVPSAAAASSEAFDSVLGNTASCHRACQLTYSLHTYPKEEELYACQRGCRLFSICQFVDDGIDLNRTKLECDSACTEAYSQSDEQYACHLGCQNQLPFAELRQEQLMSLMPRIHLLFPLTLVRSFWSDMMDSAQSFITSSWTFYLQADDGKIVIFQSKPEVQYVPQLEQETGDARGSLSLSKTADLRPGSSQMYRGLFEEHGSDSLFKCLSINSSWILTTTLVLSVLVLLWICCATVATAVEQYVPSEKLSIYGDLEYMNEQKLSRYPSSALVVVRCKTEEHEEAGPLPTKVNLAQSAI, translated from the exons atggcGGCGCtgcccctcagcctgctcctgctggtggCCGCCGGCCGCCAGGCCCGGGCCGtgccctctgccgccgccgcctcgtCCGAGGCTTTCGACTCCGTGCTGGGCAACACGGCGTCCTGCCACCGCGCCTGCCAGCTCACCTACTCCCTGCACACCTACCCCAAG GAAGAGGAACTGTACGCGTGCCAGCGAGGCTGCAGACTCTTTTCCATTTGCCAGTTTGTGGATGATGGCATCGATCTGAATCGAACCAAACTGGAATGCGATTCCG CTTGTACTGAGGCATACTCCCAATCTGATGAACAATATGCTTGCCATCTTGGATGCCAGAACCAATTGCCATTTGCTGAGTTAAGGCAAGAGCAA TTAATGTCCCTGATGCCAAGAATTCATCTCCTCTTTCCTCTGACACTGGTGAGATCGTTCTGGAGTGACATGATGGACTCAGCTCAGAGCTTCATAACATCCTCGTGGACTTTCTACCTTCAAGCAGATGATGGAAAAATTGTCATATTCCAG TCAAAGCCAGAAGTACAGTATGTTCCACAACTCGAACAGGAAACTGGAGACGCGAGAGGATCTTTATCGCTGAGTAAAACAGCCG ACCTACGCCCAGGAAGTTCGCAGATGTACCGAGGGCTTTTTGAAGAGCACGGAAGCGACAGCCTTTTCAAGTGTCTTTCCAT AAATTCCAGTTGGATCTTAACCACTACACTTGTCCTGTCAGTGTTGGTGCTGCTCTGGATTTGTTGTGCAACAGTAGCTACAGCTGTGGAGCAGTATGTTCCATCTGAG aagctgAGCATCTACGGAGATCTGGAATACATGAATGAACAAAAACTGAGCAGATATCCATCCTCTGCGCTTGTTGTGGTTAGATGCAAGACCGAGGAACACGAAGAAGCAGGACCTCTTCCTACAAAAGTTAATCTGGCTCAATCAGCAATTTAA
- the TMEM59 gene encoding transmembrane protein 59 isoform X1 — protein sequence MAALPLSLLLLVAAGRQARAVPSAAAASSEAFDSVLGNTASCHRACQLTYSLHTYPKEEELYACQRGCRLFSICQFVDDGIDLNRTKLECDSACTEAYSQSDEQYACHLGCQNQLPFAELRQEQLMSLMPRIHLLFPLTLVRSFWSDMMDSAQSFITSSWTFYLQADDGKIVIFQSKPEVQYVPQLEQETGDARGSLSLSKTAADLRPGSSQMYRGLFEEHGSDSLFKCLSINSSWILTTTLVLSVLVLLWICCATVATAVEQYVPSEKLSIYGDLEYMNEQKLSRYPSSALVVVRCKTEEHEEAGPLPTKVNLAQSAI from the exons atggcGGCGCtgcccctcagcctgctcctgctggtggCCGCCGGCCGCCAGGCCCGGGCCGtgccctctgccgccgccgcctcgtCCGAGGCTTTCGACTCCGTGCTGGGCAACACGGCGTCCTGCCACCGCGCCTGCCAGCTCACCTACTCCCTGCACACCTACCCCAAG GAAGAGGAACTGTACGCGTGCCAGCGAGGCTGCAGACTCTTTTCCATTTGCCAGTTTGTGGATGATGGCATCGATCTGAATCGAACCAAACTGGAATGCGATTCCG CTTGTACTGAGGCATACTCCCAATCTGATGAACAATATGCTTGCCATCTTGGATGCCAGAACCAATTGCCATTTGCTGAGTTAAGGCAAGAGCAA TTAATGTCCCTGATGCCAAGAATTCATCTCCTCTTTCCTCTGACACTGGTGAGATCGTTCTGGAGTGACATGATGGACTCAGCTCAGAGCTTCATAACATCCTCGTGGACTTTCTACCTTCAAGCAGATGATGGAAAAATTGTCATATTCCAG TCAAAGCCAGAAGTACAGTATGTTCCACAACTCGAACAGGAAACTGGAGACGCGAGAGGATCTTTATCGCTGAGTAAAACAGCCG CAGACCTACGCCCAGGAAGTTCGCAGATGTACCGAGGGCTTTTTGAAGAGCACGGAAGCGACAGCCTTTTCAAGTGTCTTTCCAT AAATTCCAGTTGGATCTTAACCACTACACTTGTCCTGTCAGTGTTGGTGCTGCTCTGGATTTGTTGTGCAACAGTAGCTACAGCTGTGGAGCAGTATGTTCCATCTGAG aagctgAGCATCTACGGAGATCTGGAATACATGAATGAACAAAAACTGAGCAGATATCCATCCTCTGCGCTTGTTGTGGTTAGATGCAAGACCGAGGAACACGAAGAAGCAGGACCTCTTCCTACAAAAGTTAATCTGGCTCAATCAGCAATTTAA
- the TCEANC2 gene encoding transcription elongation factor A N-terminal and central domain-containing protein 2: MERFVVRRARSPQGARSARPQPPALRQAPLEALRAVVVVEDIKRWKSMLELPGQPKENLIEALEELKKKIPSKEVLLSTKIGHTVNKMRKHSDHDVASLAKDVYTQWRTFIKNHSNRPSIEVRSDPKTEAFRKNARKLLCEALDLEIDHPLAENIEREAFHLSSRLISTPYRRMVRALVFSLKHKPEIRAEVKTGTLTVPAFVQSHKK, translated from the exons ATGGAGCGCTTCGTGGTGCGGCGGGCCCGCTCCCCGCAGGgcgcccgcagcgcccggccgcagcccccggccctgcgGCAGGCCCCGCTCGAGGCCCTCAGGGCAG TTGTGGTCGTGGAAGACATAAAGAGGTGGAAGTCTATGCTCGAGCTTCCTGGGCAACCGAAGGAGAATCTGATCGAAGCTTTGGaggagctgaagaagaaaataccttCCAAGGAAGTGTTGCTTTCAACAAAAATAG GTCACACCGTGAATAAGATGCGCAAACATTCAGATCACGACGTGGCCAGCCTTGCCAAAGATGTTTACACGCAGTGGCGAACTTTCATCAAAAACCATTCAAACAGGCCCTCAATAGAAGTCAGGAGTGATCCCAAGACTGAGGCTTTCAGAAAGAACGCACGGAAGCTGCTTTGTGAAGCCCTGGATCTAGAG atTGATCACCCACTGGCTGAAAATATTGAGCGAGAAgcttttcatctctcttcccGTCTCATTAGCACGCCGTATCGCAGAATGGTGCGAGCTCTTGTCTTCTCATTAAAGCACAAACCTGAAATCCGAGCAGAAGTCAAGACTGGCACGCTCACTGTCCCTGCGTTTGTACAGAGCCATAAAAAGTGA
- the CDCP2 gene encoding CUB domain-containing protein 2: MGCGGTGCLVALALLCGALGVAPSTGIKCGGVLSAPSGNFSSPNFPGPYPYETECTWLIVVAEGSSVLLSFSHFELEYHAACAYDYLQVYNGATRDRGNLLGTFCGHSTPPPFASAWHVMAVVFRSDRHVAKRGFAAAYRKDACGGQLMGLSGEITSPRYPESYPNDAECRWSIGAAGGPITLVFADFQMEGGQGCGFDYVALFDGPTATAPRLGRYCGSTRPPRTVSSSRHLLVLFKSDFNIVGRGFKAHFYSGECQEVYTAIKGNFSSPQYPSFYPNNLQCQWSIQLPPGYRIKIFFLDLELEARSSLTGGCDYDRLSAFDGGAENASLLGTWCGRDSPAPVTSRGHRLLLVLHTDRSTAKRGFSLAYVGVVPMNVSCTRTDFHIQIPVRALAQLERNKIYLGMPSCAAHVVGSSFKIHTRFDTCGTESQRRNNTNIIVSTLYIDFSAGDQEDVHRYEVQCEPKRKEATVTLVAGPGPHRLSQAENLVEAQQREAGGADAREAKSQDTSDIVFISICILAGLLMVIAVVGLVLL; this comes from the exons ATGGGGTGCGGGGGCACGGGCTGCCTGGTAGCGTTGGCCCTGCTCTGCGGGGCGCTCGgggtggcccccagcacag GCATCAAATGTGGAGGGGTGCTCTCAGCACCCTCCGGCAACTTCTCCAGCCCCAACTTCCCGGGGCCATACCCCTACGAGACAGAGTGCACGTGGCTGATTGTGGTGGCCGAGGGCTCCTCTGTCCTGCTCTCCTTCAGCCACTTTGAGCTGGAGTACCACGCCGCCTGCGCCTACGACTACCTCCAGGTCTACAACGGGGCCACCCGCGACCGGGGCAACCTCCTGGGCACCTTCTGTGGCCACAGCACCCCGCCGCCCTTCGCCTCCGCCTGGCACGTCATGGCCGTCGTCTTCCGCTCCGACCGGCACGTGGCCAAGCGAGGCTTTGCCGCCGCCTACCGCAAAG ATGCCTGCGGCGGGCAGCTGATGGGGCTGTCCGGGGAGATCACCAGCCCGCGGTACCCCGAGAGCTACCCCAACGACGCCGAGTGCCGCTGGAGCATcggggcggccggcggccccATCACCCTGGTCTTCGCCGACTTCCAGATGGAGGGCGGCCAGGGCTGCGGCTTCGACTACGTGGCCCTCTTCGACGGCCCCACCGCCACCGCCCCCCGCCTGGGTCGCTACTGCGGCAGCACCCGGCCGCCCCGCACCGTCTCCTCCAGCCGGCACCTCCTCGTCCTCTTCAAGTCGGACTTCAACATCGTGGGAAGGGGCTTCAAGGCCCATTTCTACTCGG GAGAGTGCCAGGAAGTCTACACCGCCATCAAGGGGAATTTCTCCAGCCCTCAGTACCCCAGCTTCTACCCCAACAACCTCCAGTGCCAGTGGAGCATCCAGCTGCCCCCAGGCTACCGCATCAAAATCTTCTTCTTGGACCTGGAGCTGGAGGCCCGGAGCAGCCTGACCGGCGGCTGCGACTACGACCGCCTGTCTGCCTTCGACGGCGGGGCTGAGAACGCCTCGCTGCTGGGGACGTGGTGCGGGCGCGACAGCCCGGCGCCCGTCACCTCCCGCGGCCAtcggctgctgctggtgctccaCACGGACCGCAGCACGGCCAAGAGGGGCTTTTCCCTCGCCTACGTCGGAG TTGTGCCCATGAACGTCAGCTGCACGCGGACCGACTTCCACATCCAGATCCCCGTGCGGGCCCTGGCCCAGCTGGAGAGGAACAAGATTTATTTGGGGATGCCCTCCTGTGCAGCCCACGTGGTCGGCTCGAGCTTCAAGATACATACCCGCTTCGACACCTGCGGCACCGAGTCCCAG AGACGAAACAACACCAACATCATCGTCAGCACGCTCTACATCGACTTCTCAGCAGGCGACCAGGAGGACGTCCACCGGTACGAGGTGCAGTGCGAGCCGAAGAGGAAGGAGGCCACGGTGACCCTCGtcgccggccccggcccgcacAGGCTGAGCCAGGCCGAAAACCTGGTGGAGGCCCAGCAGCGGGAGGCAGGAGGGGCGGACGCCCGCGAGGCGAAGAGCCAGGATACCAGCGACATCGTCTTCATCAGCATCTGCATCCTGGCCGGGCTCCTCATGGTCATTGCCGTGGTCGGGCTCGTGCTGCTGTAG
- the CYB5RL gene encoding NADH-cytochrome b5 reductase-like isoform X1, producing the protein MTMSGNEDEWLALRPQEPSPSQCCGSGCKPCIYDVYEKDLARWERAKAKQDKSLLTEKKEQSNNSELNPDTFTAFNISSVEQLTEDTYQYKFELPGNGSLRLSLGQHIVLRGEVNGLEVQRAYTPISPRNAEGYFEVLMKCYEAGLMSQYIKTWKKGDTVFWRGPFGGFPYRPNKHGELLMLASGTGLAPMLPILQSITDDEEDETFVTLVGCFRTFETIYLKSLLQDLARYWNIRIFYILSQETSLEKLPWSYQENTYTGRLNEDLMKTIINSCRRKPFVLICGSSSFSEDMRRYLKAAGIEENSCFVF; encoded by the exons ATG ACAATGAGTGGAAATGAGGATGAGTGGCTGGCTCTCAGACCCCAAGAACCTTCTCCATCCCAGTGCTGTGGCAGCGGCTGCAAACCCTGCATTTATGACGTATATGAGAAGGATCTTGCACGATGGGAAAGGGccaaagcgaagcaagacaaaagCCTCCTCACGGAAAAGAAGGAGCAG AGCAATAATTCAGAACTAAATCCAGATACATTTACTGCATTCAACATAAGCTCAGTGGAGCAGCTAACAGAGGACACCTACCAGTACAAATTTGAATTACCGGGAAATGGCAGTCTGCGATTGAGTTTAGGACAACATATCGTGTTAAG AGGAGAGGTGAACGGTTTGGAGGTCCAGCGAGCCTACACTCCGATTAGCCCAAGGAATGCAGAAGGTTACTTTGAAGTTTTAATGAAA TGCTATGAAGCTGGGCTAATGTCACAATACataaaaacttggaaaaaaggAGACACGGTCTTTTGGCGTGGGCCGTTCGGAGGGTTCCCATATCGACCTAATAAG CACGGAGAACTCCTCATGCTGGCTTCTGGCACTGGCCTCGCACCGATGCTTCCCATTCTCCAGTCCATAACAGATGATGAAGAGGATGAAACTTTTGTAACTCTTGTTGGCTGCTTCCGTACATTTGaaacaatttatttgaaatctcttctccaggatCTGGCTCGATACTGGAACATCAGAATATTTTACATCCTAAGCCAG GAAACATCACTGGAAAAACTTCCTTGGAGCTATCAGGAAAACACATACACTGGTCGCCTAAATGAAGACTTGATGAAGACGATAATAAATTCCTGTCGAAGAAAGCCATTCGTACTAATTTGTGGCTCTTCTTCATTCAGTGAGGATATGAGGCGATATCTAAAAGCTGCAGGGATTGAAGAAAAttcctgttttgtcttttaa
- the CYB5RL gene encoding NADH-cytochrome b5 reductase-like isoform X2, whose translation MSGNEDEWLALRPQEPSPSQCCGSGCKPCIYDVYEKDLARWERAKAKQDKSLLTEKKEQSNNSELNPDTFTAFNISSVEQLTEDTYQYKFELPGNGSLRLSLGQHIVLRGEVNGLEVQRAYTPISPRNAEGYFEVLMKCYEAGLMSQYIKTWKKGDTVFWRGPFGGFPYRPNKHGELLMLASGTGLAPMLPILQSITDDEEDETFVTLVGCFRTFETIYLKSLLQDLARYWNIRIFYILSQETSLEKLPWSYQENTYTGRLNEDLMKTIINSCRRKPFVLICGSSSFSEDMRRYLKAAGIEENSCFVF comes from the exons ATGAGTGGAAATGAGGATGAGTGGCTGGCTCTCAGACCCCAAGAACCTTCTCCATCCCAGTGCTGTGGCAGCGGCTGCAAACCCTGCATTTATGACGTATATGAGAAGGATCTTGCACGATGGGAAAGGGccaaagcgaagcaagacaaaagCCTCCTCACGGAAAAGAAGGAGCAG AGCAATAATTCAGAACTAAATCCAGATACATTTACTGCATTCAACATAAGCTCAGTGGAGCAGCTAACAGAGGACACCTACCAGTACAAATTTGAATTACCGGGAAATGGCAGTCTGCGATTGAGTTTAGGACAACATATCGTGTTAAG AGGAGAGGTGAACGGTTTGGAGGTCCAGCGAGCCTACACTCCGATTAGCCCAAGGAATGCAGAAGGTTACTTTGAAGTTTTAATGAAA TGCTATGAAGCTGGGCTAATGTCACAATACataaaaacttggaaaaaaggAGACACGGTCTTTTGGCGTGGGCCGTTCGGAGGGTTCCCATATCGACCTAATAAG CACGGAGAACTCCTCATGCTGGCTTCTGGCACTGGCCTCGCACCGATGCTTCCCATTCTCCAGTCCATAACAGATGATGAAGAGGATGAAACTTTTGTAACTCTTGTTGGCTGCTTCCGTACATTTGaaacaatttatttgaaatctcttctccaggatCTGGCTCGATACTGGAACATCAGAATATTTTACATCCTAAGCCAG GAAACATCACTGGAAAAACTTCCTTGGAGCTATCAGGAAAACACATACACTGGTCGCCTAAATGAAGACTTGATGAAGACGATAATAAATTCCTGTCGAAGAAAGCCATTCGTACTAATTTGTGGCTCTTCTTCATTCAGTGAGGATATGAGGCGATATCTAAAAGCTGCAGGGATTGAAGAAAAttcctgttttgtcttttaa
- the MRPL37 gene encoding large ribosomal subunit protein mL37, producing MAAPAALEAMAAAAALRRAAGAGTQTRGIVTHTGPPRPRGPLPRTPWTTRGPPPEVLSRRAERRPVREQVELDAVTYVGRQHRVPGLARPRFPAWQRGWHDPWHSPGPRYEDMALRKERGCFVCHQRVRMLEGVRQAQWLTKTKLVQGLPPSVLSIVNDPAHQLQDQDEAVHRAIAHARLWETTEVSPSREKYCPVLFEDLIHLCRLMTMKYPSLAKRMLARNYRIAAVWERESFLLQVRGLNGILMNSVAPIPPVASKEEILATEEHVLETFYPISPTIDLQEVNVYRELNDTGFRDGYPYPHPHTLYFLESASVRPDRFRPEQLRAKMLMFAFGNALAKARVLYGDDPKVLEQPIVVQSVGTDGQLFQFMVFQLNTTDLVSSDGIKNLVWIDSDQNLYEKAQCVPEVKKRVVTKPAGIYGFQPETFKKFLALYLHGAV from the exons atggcggcgccgGCGGCCCTTGAggcgatggcggcggcggcggcgctgaggcgggcggcgggggccgggacCCAGACCCGCGGCATCGTCACCCACACGGGGCCGCCCCGTCCCCGCGGGCCGCTGCCCCGCACGCCCTGGACCACCCGCGGGCCGCCCCCGGAGGTGCTGTCCCGCAGGGCGGAGCGGCGGCCGGTCCGCGAGCAGGTGGAGCTGGACGCGGTCACGTACGTGGGCCGGCAGCACCGGGTGCCCGGCCTGGCCCGGCCCCGCTTCCCGGCCTGGCAGCGAGGCTGGCACGACCCCTGGCACTCCCCCGGGCCGCGCTACGAGGACATGGCGCTGCGCAAGGAGCGCGGCTGCTTCGTGTGCCACCAGCGGGTCCGCATGCTGGAAG GGGTTCGGCAAGCGCAGTGGCTCACCAAGACGAAGCTGGTGCAAGGTTTGCCTCCGTCGGTGCTCAGCATCGTCAACGACCCGGCTCACCAGCTCCAGGACCAGGACGAGGCAGTTCACCGTGCGATCGCACACGCACGGCTCTGGGAGACGACAGAAGTTTCTCCCAGCAGAGAAAAGTATTG CCCTGTGCTGTTTGAAGACTTGATACATTTGTGCCGGTTAATGACAATGAAGTATCCTTCCCTGGCTAAAAGAATGTTGGCTAGGAACTACAGGATTGCCGCTGTGTGGGAAAGAG AATCCTTTCTCCTTCAGGTCCGCGGCCTGAACGGAATACTTATGAACTCTGTGGCCCCGATACCACCAGTAGCCTCCAAGGAGGAGATACTGGCCACCGAAGAGCACGTTCTGGAGACCTTCTATCCCATCTCGCCTACAATTGATCTTCAGGAAGTGAATGTGTACAGGGAGCTCAACGACACAG GTTTCAGAGATGGTTATCCATACCCTCATCCTCACACTCTGTATTTCCTGGAATCGGCCAGCGTTCGCCCTGACAGGTTCAGACCAGAACAGCTTCGTGCTAAAATGCTGATGTTTGCTTTCGGCAACGCGCTGGCAAAGGCTAGGGTGCTGTATGGG gACGATCCCAAGGTTTTGGAGCAGCCGATAGTGGTGCAGAGCGTTGGCACAGACGGCCAGCTCTTCCAGTTCATGGTGTTCCAGTTAAATACAACGGACCTCGTGTCTAGTGATGGCATAAAGAACCTCGTCTGGATTGACTCTGATCAGAATCTGTATGAAAAAGCCCAGTGTGTTCCAGAAGTCAAGAAGAGAGTTGTTACG AAGCCCGCTGGAATATATGGCTTTCAGCCAGAAACATTCAAGAAGTTTCTGGCACTGTATCTGCATGGAGCTGTGTGA